From the Lathyrus oleraceus cultivar Zhongwan6 chromosome 3, CAAS_Psat_ZW6_1.0, whole genome shotgun sequence genome, the window TGGTTTTTGTGTATCAAAATCTAGGTAATTGGTCCAACAAGTATTACCCTTTGCCTAATTACACTTACTTGACACCAGTTTTAGGACTATTAGCTTACGACGCCTTAAATTTGTCGGCTACAAATTTACCAGAACTCGAAATAAATCCTTCTGGCGACCCTATATCGGTCAAGTTCCAAGATGTTAAATCACCTCCTCATGGAAGTGTTGCAAAATGTGTTTGGTTTGATTTGAAGGGTGATTCCAATTTCAGCAATGTAAAAGGTGGTAACACTTGTTCTACTTCACAACAAGGTCATTTCTCTATAGTTGTTGTTAAGTCTAGTGTTCCTCTAGGGCCGAAAGATCGAGGAGAGGGTGAGAAGAAGAGTAATAAAAAGGTGTGGATTATTGTTGGTTCTGTTGTTGGGGGACTAGTTTTGTTGGTGTTGTTTTCATTTCTAGCTTTGTGTATAAACAATTACAAACAGAAGAAGAAAATGCAAGGAATGGAAAGAGCTGCAGATTCAGGAGAAACTCTTCAAATGGCTTCTGTTGGAGATACTAAAGCACCTGCTGCAACGGTTACAAGAACACAACCGACGCTTGAACATGAATACGCACCTTGACATTATACTTTTCGAACAATCTTTAGTTGCTGGTTCATTCATATTCAAGTTAATTTACTGCAATCAGAAATTCTTCTAATCACCCTTTTAGATTTTGATTGTCTGCGGTCACAATCTTACGCATTCTCGTAGTCATCTCACCGGAGGACGTTGGATCGAGATCAGGTAGTGCATAAAGCAAGCGGATTCTATTTGTTCTTAGACTCGAAACACCAAGCTTAAAATCTACAACGTCAAATCTTGATCCAATGACCACCAATGTGCTGACTGCGTGAAATTGTTGACTTGAGGTAATCGAAATCCTTTTTCTTTTGGTACAACTTTCTTTCCTTGTTTGGTTTCACATAGGAATTTTTGTGTACATCTGTAATGCTTTTAGTTTGTTTCATGATTCATTGTGGTGGTAATTTAGCAGTCAAAAAAGTGTTGATAATGCCATGAATTCAGTCATGCTCCATTGAAAATGAATAAAAACTTCAACAACTACATGagattatttaattttttttacttTCTGTCTTCACATGGTTGAAAACTTAATAACTTGAAATAAATGTTGTGGTCACACTGGCTTTCAGTTTCCATCACTTCTGTTCACACTGGCTTTTTAGTGTTTACATTTACTCATACATGCAACATATCAAACAAAAAATAcaactttttttttaaaacttaGTTTGCGACCTTTAGATCGACTGATCCAAAGAGATCAATTCTACCGCTCACTAGCAGGGGTTAATTTAAAGACAGAACAAAACTTTGTATGGATTGATCTAACACAAAAATTGTTAGCACCTAACGAGATTCGAAGACAGAACAAAACTCTGTATGGACTGACCTAACACAAGAATTGTTAGCACCTAACAGAATTCGGACATAAGAAGAGCACACAAAATATTTATGGCTAGTCGTGATAAATTTTCATCGATAACCTCTTAGGCGCATAACATGCCTAAGAGTTGGAAATCGAACTTATGACTAATGACCAGTTGCTTAACTTATGACTAATGACCAGTTGCTTAAGGTGTCTGAATCTTTTAGCACTTTGGCCGACCATTGTTATTGTTGCCAATAATTAAGAAGATAAGAATTAATGGGTTAGAATTAGAATAGAAAAACAAAGTACTTATTCAAGGAGCCTCTCCTAATCATTGCTTACATTTGTTTTTATTTAGTTTCCAAACACAAAGACAAAAGAAAGTATATAAACAAATAACAAGACTTTGTGCTGTTGTGTGCTGGCAATTCAGTGGTCATTTATCTACAACTGAAAAGTGAAAAGGACATTGTAATTGTAATTATAATGCAGGCAAGGCAACAATGTCAGAACAGAAAGTAAAACTTCATAGTTTTGACAGCAAATACTTCTTCCCAAAATTGGATCCTCTACTACTACAGCAACACAATATTGCAACTTCTTCTGGACATTGGATTCTCTAGCGAAAGAACAAAAAACTTTTTTCCAGCACATGGCAAAGAATACTATTCTAGTGCCATATAACTTTTCAGCTGTTAAGCCATTAAAACACTTTCAAATGCAAACAATATTTAATGCTAGTTCTTCTTTTTCAACTAATGAATGGCATATGAAATTTGTAGAGTATGCAATTATGCATCTTAATAATGATATAGACTTCTAAGCTACTACATTCCTTTAATAAAATACAACTAAAGTTACTATTTAATTATTATTTGTATGAGTCAACTACTCAATCTTTATATGTTATAAAGAAACAAAACAAAGAAATTGAATGTTTTTAGCTGCACGGGTGAGGTAAGTGATGAAGTGAGACATCACATTCACAGCTCAGTTCCACCAGCACTAGTCAATAATTTTATGTCTTTTAGCTCAAGTAAGTATACAAAAacttttatcatatatatatatatattattttacTTCTATTCACTCTATATTGCTTAAGTTTTGAGACCATAACTGGAAGGAATCTTCCTGCCACCTTTAAGTTGTATTTGGAACCTTATAAAGGGACTTTGATTGCGCTTTTAGTTTTGATAAattttgattttttcaaactGTTATCGGATATTTCGTAAAACTTTCTGTTTGAATGTAGAATTATCGGATTTATTGTAAATTTATCGTATATTTTTCAAAAGAAGGCATAAATTCGAAAATTTGAAAAATTGCCGGCAAAAATTTaagattttctggaaaaatccAGAAAGAAGTTACCAgatatttggaaaaaaaattagAAACAAATTAAACCTAcaggatttttttttaaaaatctgGTATTTTCACCAAAATtttcagaaattaaaaaaatcTAGTAGGTAGTATTGgaatttttgaaaaatatttgtgTGTGACTTTCTTAACAAAGTTATGCGGATAAAACATATACATATAATGCAAAGTATTATAATATCATTACAAAACAAATTATATTGACTTCCTAGCTACTTCTTCCTAGTGCCTAATACGTCCTGCATATGCTGATTCCTATGCTTTTGCAACTTCACTATAATTTTGTGTGTGACGGGAGGCAAAAGACAATTGAGTTTCAACTTCACCTGCACCTAATGATCGGTGTTAACAAAACCCACTACATTTTGTGTCTACTTGACGCTATGCATAGAGCTATCACTAATGGGAAGAATGTGATGTTAAGATCCATGGACAACAAAACCAGCATAACATTATATTTAGAAGCAATATGGTAACCCATATCAGGAATCATCATCAACTTTTCACGACCCTGCACACCAAAGCCATCAACCCACAATGCACTCCTAACTTTCGGCACCATATCATATAACAAATTAGAATATATTTGATGGTGTTGATAAACTTCAATATCTAACTACGTCCGAATCAAAGGCCAAGACTCTTCGCCCTATCTAAGTAAAACTACAGTATCTTGAAAACCACAATTTccatcatcaacaacatcaacaatgTCATCGATGTACTGATGTAAGAAAATGAGAAATTGAGACAAATATTTTAGTTTTAAAGACACGTTACACGATTGACTTTTAGTTGGTTTTGTACATGATCTCTTTGTACTCTGACTTCCCTACGAACCCTCAGCATATTCCCATTGTGAAGGATTACGATGCACATCACTCTCTTCACTATTTTTACTCTTCTTAGTTCCATTCTTTGCCCTGTACTTCACTGGTGGTGGACACATGGAAGTTATGGATGAAAGTTTTAGTTCCCAAACTTTTTTCTTCATCACCCTCTGACCTACAATATCCAGTATACTGAAATACTTTTTCAGCTCTTCACACTCTTCTTCTAAATCCAACAGCGTCTCATTATCTTCTTCAGTGACCTCATGCTctttaataaataattttttcCAAATACATGTATAGAGTCTAATGGAATAGACTCTCCGTATATTTGATACCCTGCAAGTTCACACACACAAGGTAACACACGAGTTGTTTTAATGAAGCAACCACATGCTGTTTTGTCATAACCAACAAATTTGATCCTTTCTAATGTGTTATGTACACTATCTTGAAGCAAAATCATGCAATTTAGCGTAAAATAAAGTGTTATAGTGATGCTCAATGTTGCATACACTTTTCTGAAATGACACTCTAATTGAACTTAATTGCAACTTTAACATGGTGTTAACAACATCCCAACTTCTACATAAATCTTCCCTGCTAC encodes:
- the LOC127127258 gene encoding uncharacterized protein LOC127127258 → MVQVCLSMKVPFPSIVMLVLLLCFVSLSHVRAQSSSNSEAKALDVVLQQYAYKSLVNPKTGTIYNATQLPSNLSGVKVSALRLRSGSLRRKGFHMFNEFDIPNGLIVKPYVERLVFVYQNLGNWSNKYYPLPNYTYLTPVLGLLAYDALNLSATNLPELEINPSGDPISVKFQDVKSPPHGSVAKCVWFDLKGDSNFSNVKGGNTCSTSQQGHFSIVVVKSSVPLGPKDRGEGEKKSNKKVWIIVGSVVGGLVLLVLFSFLALCINNYKQKKKMQGMERAADSGETLQMASVGDTKAPAATVTRTQPTLEHEYAP